The genomic interval TTTCTTTTGGGTTTTAATGTGAAAGATTAGGGTAGAATAAAGACGGTATACAATAGTGCTCTCAGTACTTATTACAGGACTATAAAAAAGGATTTAGATTTTGGTTGACAGATTCGGGTTTTAACAATAATACAAATTTTTCCTGATGATCAAAAGACTTTTATTATCCGCCTGTGGCAGCATCTCAGTAGAAATTATTACCGGCCGGTAATGTTATATATCAGGTACATTTCCAGGATAGAAAAAAAGTAAAAAGGGCGGCATGATCAGATCAATACCGCACCGCCATCAACAGTTAATATCTGCCCGGTGGCAAACTGTTGTTTCATCATATACACAAACGCCTGGGCAATATCTTCGGCCTCTCCTATACGTTTTACCGGCAGGGCTGCCCCCACAGAAGTATACAGGTTATTGCGGTCTTCTGCTGACATGCTGTTCCACAGGTTGGTCCTGATCACGCCCGGCGATACCTGGTTCACACGGATGGGCGCCAGCTCGACAGCCATAGCCCTGGTAAAGCCTTCCATGGCGCCACAGATGCTGGCGGCTATCCCCCACCCTGCCTGGGGCCGCGGACTGGCAATACCTCCAACAAGGTTGATGGAACCTCCTTTGTTGATATATGGTGCGCTATACTTCACCGCCGCCAAAGCACCCCAATAACGCAGGTTAAAAAAAGCATGCGCCTGCTCCAGATTGGTGTCGCTGATGTTGTTCAATACAAGGTTTTCACCGGCAGTATATACCAGGTGATCAAAGTTCCCTGCCTTTTCAAAGAAGGACTGAATGTTCTCTTCCCGGGCCAGGTCTATGGCATACCCTTCACAGCCTGCCGGCAGCCTGGTCAGCGCCTCATTAATACGTTGCTGATTGCCGGATACAATGACAACTTTTGCGCCTTCCGCCGCAGCAGCAATTGCCGTTGCCAGTCCAAGTCCGGAACTACCGCCTAATACAATTACCCGCTTTCCTGTTAATGCCGTTTTGTTTGTTTGTTGACTTTCCATGATTCGTTGTTTTGATATGTCAAAGGTCGGAAGCCGGCAACGGGGACTTTTTAACAAATGGTAAAAAACAATTTCAATTCCGATATTTGTTACATGGACAATCAGCTGCTTCATCACCTGCAATTGGGCAAACTACTGTCTGAAAGCGATCTGGCTATCATCCTGGATACTTTCGAACAGCGCACGTATAAAGAGGGGGCCACATTATTTCAATCAGCACACATCTGCCGGCAACTGTTCTTTGTATGTAAGGGCATACTCCGGATACTGGCACAAAATGAAAACGGCAATGAAGTAACACACTACTTTATCGGTGAAAACCGCTTCTGTACTATCCTGAACAGTTTCATTAACCAGGTGGTAGCACACGAAACGATCCAGGCGGCCTGCGATGCGGAAGTGCTATGCATAGACCGGGCGGCCCTTATGGATCTGTACGGGAAATACCCCGCGCTGAAGACGGCCATCGACCAGTCCATACAAAAGACGCTGCTGGAAAAGATAAACACGCGTAATGCCTATCTGGGTTATGATTCCAGCGAGCGATACCGTTTGTTCGTCGAACGGCAGCCAGACATCGCCAGGAGGGTACCACTAGGTGATATTGCCTCTTACCTGGGCATCACGCCCCAGTCCCTCAGCCGGATCAGGAGGAAGCAGTAGCCATCCGTCTGTCCTTTCCAGGCGCCCGTTCATCTAAAATGAAATGTTAATATATTCCCCCGCTCTTGCTTATATATTACTCCTGTCTTAGATTGGTCCCGAAATGAATACTAATAGCCTCTTCCTGAAAACAGCCCTGTTTGTGGTATTGGTCCTGCTGGCCGGGATAAGCAAAGCGCAGGTCCGTACTGTCTACGGAACGGTATATGAACGTTCGGCCCGTTACGGACTGCCGGGTGTAAGCGTCATGAGTACCTCCGGCGCGGGCGCCGTTACAGATTCCCTGGGGCGCTATACTATTAAACTGCCGCTCACAGACTCTATCAGCTTTTCTTACCTGGGAAAGGCCACGATGAAGATCCCGGTAAAAGAGGCGCCCCTCAACCGTGCTTTCGATATGCGCCTGCATGTGGATATCACTACACTACCCACCGTCGAGATACATGAGAAAAGGAAAAGCTATCAGTTAGACTCAATAGCCAACCGGGAGGAATACCGCAAGGTATTTGACTTTTCACCGGAATACATCTCCACCGCTGCCGGTGGTGTGGGCGTTAACCTGGATGCCCTCTTCAGCATGAGAAAGATCAAAAGAATGGAGGCCTTCAGAGAACATCTCATAGAGCTGGAACAAGAGAAATATGTAGACTACCGCTTCAACAAGACCCTGATACAAAAACTGACAGGCCTGCAATCGCCCGCCCTCGATAGTTTTATGGTGGAATACCGGCCTTCATACTACATGTTACAGAGCTTTGACACTGAATACGAATACTACAAATACATCCGCGACTCAGGCAATTATTTTCAACAGGTATGGAAGCAGGATCATCCTTAATTATAACGTAACTTACGATAGTTAGAATGATCGCATGAAACTAGTAATTAAAGACCCGGTGTCCGGCGGCACACTATTGCTGTTTAAAAATGAAGAGAACTTTGACCGCCTGTACTATGGTCGCGACAGAGACACCAAATATTTCACCATTGCCTGGAATGCAGGCGAAACACAGACAGTCACGATAGACGGTGAGGAACACGTCTTTAAATCGCATACCATCCTGGCGCTGATGTTCAACCAGAGCTTTCAATTTGAACGTCCCACAGATATCGTAGCCTGGCAGTTTAACCGTGAGTTTTATTGCATCGTCGATCACGACAGGGAAGTGAGCTGTGTAGGGTTCATCTTTGGAATAGATAAGCTCTTCATCACCCTGGATCCTGATACACAGCAAAGACTGGAGCTCATGCTGGATATTTTCGTACTGGAAATGAATACAGTGGATAATATCCAGAATGACATGCTGCTGATGTTGCTGAAGCGGCTTATTATCACCATTACCCAACTCGCCACATCAACATACATTCCGGATAAAAAGCTGCAACAGGACAGCCGTTTTCATATTATCAGGAAGTTCAACCTGCTGGTGGAAGAACATTTCAGGACGGAACATTCAGTGAGCTATTATGCACAACTGTTAAATAAGTCGCCCAAAACACTGTCCAATCTCTTCGCTCTTTTTAATCAGAAAACACCAACGCAGATCATCCAGGAAAGGATCATTATTGAAGCAAAAAGACTATTACGTTTCACTAATAAGTCGCCCAAGCAGATTACGTTTGAACTGGGCTTTGAAGATCCTGCCTATTTCTCCAATTTCTTTAAAAAGCACACCAACGCAACGCCACTTGAATTCAGGAATGCAAAGGTGGAAGAATAAAAACGGATCCGCATACATTAACATACGGATCCGGGGTTGTGTCCGGCTTGGAACGCGGACACATACTCCAGTGCCACTACTTTCGGATGATTACCTGCTGGACAATAAAGAGAAAATGCTCATTCCTGCGGGCAGCGCTCCATGTTTTGCTGCTATGAGCTGTATCCGGTGTTTCGCGCCATATGCAACACCGGATGCTTCGTCATCAGCAGTGCTGCTACTATTTATGACGACAGCGCCATACTTCTTTACATTCTCATTTATCAAAGCGGGAGTAGCGTCTTTATTCATGGTTCTTTTTTTTGCGTTGAACAATACAAAGGTGCGATAAGAGGCGGGCCACGGTATTGCGGATATTTCCCGAAGGATTGCTATTTTTCAGCTTCCGCAAAAAGGGCATCCGGAAAGCAGCCTGTGGCAGATTAGCCGAAGGAAACACTGTTTTGCAATAGCAGATTATAAATCAGGGCTTGCTATATATTGTAGATTCTAACTATATTTATATACTGAAAAAAGGGACTAAGAATAACTTCTACAGATTATGAAATGGCTAAAGAATCTCCTGGCCAGGTTGTATGCCGCTTATGCATTGATCCTGTTTATCTGTACTATGCTGATCATGCTCCTGCCTATGTGGTTGGTGTCGCTGCTGCCTTCCCCCCGCAATATCCGTTATTTTATGGCCCTGGGACGCGGCTGGATGCATGTTTATATGCCACTGATATTTTGTCCTGTGCGCAGAAAGGGAATGGAGCATTTTAAATCAAAGGAGCCCTACATCATCGTTTGTAACCACAACTCGATGATGGACATTCCTACCACTGCCTATGCCATTCCGGCCGGTAACAAAAGCCTGGGCAAAAAGGAGATGGAAAAAACGCCCATCTTTGGCATCATGTACAAGGTGGGTACGGTGCTGGTAGACAGAACCAGTCCGGAAAGCCGTAAAAGAAGCATACAGGAAATGAAGGAAGTACTGCAGGAGGGAGTGCACATGCTGTTATATCCCGAGGGCACCCGTAATAAAACGGATGAGCCCCTCAAATTCTTTTACGATGGCGCCTTTACCCTGTCCATTGAAACAGGGAAACCCATTCTCCCGGCGGTCATTTTTAACACCCGCAGGATATTACCACCGGGCAAGATCTTTTATGCCCTTCCTCATGCCATAGATATCCATTTTCTGCCTCCTGTATACCCGGATGGACTTACCCTTGCCGATACGGAATCATTGAAAGAAAGGGTATTTAAAACGATGTGGGAACATATTGAACAACACCGGTAACAGGGACCGGCACAGGACTTTCTGAGGGAACATATTCGCCTGGAATAGTATGGAGATTCGGTGGGAGCTTCTACCTACAGGCTCTTTACTATAGCATTTCAGGCACTGTTCTATAGCGAACGCTATAGAATAGTAGGGAAAATGCAGGACTGTAGCGCCTATAGGTAGGAACCGGTAGTATAGTCGAAGCGAATCTCAAGCGAATACATAGCGGATCCCCGATACTGCGGCATTTTTGAACCTGGTTTTTCGGGAGATGCGTCTGGTATGCGTCTGGTATACGTCTGGTATGCGTCTGGTATACGCCTGGTCCTCAGGTGCGGGCCACCGGCATCCATGAACTGATGCCGGCCCTAAACGACGTTATAAATCGTAGAACGTTCGTGACCGGTTGAGGCGGAGGTCACGAAGAATACCTGATTTAGGACTGATGGTAATACTGAACTGACGGTAGGTACCGATCGGGATCAGGTTAATTGACATCTGCCAGCAGTGGAGGTCGCGGGAAATATACACATTCGTATAGGCCAGCTTATTCTCCACGAAGTTATAACCACTGTTCACCCCGATCTTCCATTTAGGCGTCAGGCTGAAGTCTCCGTTAAAGGAGAGATACTGGTTAATGTTGATCACCACACCTCCCGAATCAGGAATGATACCTTTGGTGTAGGTCAGGCTATAGGAAAGGTCCAGCTTCCAGGGGATGTCAAAATCCACATATTCACCCGGGTTCTTTCTAATGGCCTGCAGCTGACGCTGTTGTGCCTGGAAGGCAGCATCGGTGCTCTGCTCATTTTCAAGCTTCTGGAGCTCCTGTTCTTTTTGTTTGCTCTTCTTGTCGGACGACTGGAAAGAGGTGCTCAATGCAATATTGGCACTGGTAAGGCGGCCAATACTGAATTGTCCTTCCTGCCACACGAATCTTTCTAATCTCCTTCCCCTGGAGTTCACCGCATATGGATCAATGGTACCGCCCGCTGTGATATTCAGTTTATCAAAGAGGTTGGTACGGGCATAAATGTTAAAAGTCGACAATTTAAAGCTGTCTGCCAGGAAGTTGTAGGAGCCATTGATCCCAAAACCGTCCAGCAGCTTGATCTTTTTCTCTTTATTGGCAGAGGTATCTTTTTTGGAGAACACCTTCATTTCCAGGTTGTTATCCAGGCCAAAGGAAATAGACGCCGCCCTTCCCTCCGAAGGCACACCTACGGAAGAGCTGGTGAAATAGGACTGTCTTACTTTCTGGCTATCCCTGGTGTAATAAAGGTCATAGTAAGCATTCTTTGCAAGGTCCGGCGCGAAGGTGGCGCTGACGGTTGGCCGCATAACATGCCTGATAGCCTTGATCTTTGAATTCTTGCCAAATTGGTACATACCATACAAGGCCGTAGACAGCGATACGCCGGTGCTGGCCTGTCTGGCAGCGTAAAACCCTGACTGATAGGTGGTATCTATACCTCCCAGTGAGTCGATACTGATACGCTTATTCGGATTCCATGCCCTGATCGTTTTCTTGGTAAACCAATATTCCGAATAGCTGATTGACGGAGAAAAAGTGAAATTTTTAAATACCGGTATGGAGAATGAGATCGGGATCGCATGTCTTACACCGGACTGTAAAGCGTCAAACATCTTTGACTTACCGAATACAGAATCCTTGAAGGTCACACTGTTATTCAGTGTACCATTATAGCCTATCCCCAGTTTGTGGTACCATTTTGCCCTGCCTACCAGTTCTTTCGGCTGGAAAGGATAGATGGTATTCACCGTAAAGGTGGCAGAAGGGAATGATATATTAACATCACGCGTGGTCAGGTTCTGCGAGTGGGTAAGGCTGGAGGTAAAGTTGAACGGCTTTCCCTGCCAGCTTTTTGAGAAACTGATGGACGATCCTAAGTTATTATTCACACGGGATGCGTAATCATACACGTTGAAGGTATTATACTTGGAGGTACCAAAGTTTACGCTGGCCCCGAAAGTAACGCCGGGACGCGCCTTACTGTCCATACTGTGGTTCCACATCACGCGGAAGTCACGCGAGCGGCTAAACTCAGTTTTAACTGCCGGGTCGCCGAAACGGGTATTGGAGAAGCTCAGCGTCATACCACCATTATAATGGTAGCGTTTCCGGTAGGTGGGGCTGGCTGTGAGGGCCCAGCTACCGTAAGAGTAGATCTCGCCACGCAGGGTCAGGTCGAAATTATCGCCCAGACCTACATAATAACCGCCATTCTCCAGGCCCATCCCCTTCTGTGCATTCACAACATAGCCGGGCACCAGGATGCCGGACTGCTGGCCGTGGGTGATAGGGAAGATGGCAAATGGTATAAATAATGGTGTAGGAACGCCTTCGATCTCCAGGTTAGCCGGACCGGATATAACCAGTTTATCCGGTATCACCTTGATCTTACGGGCCCTGAACTGGAAGTGAGGGGTATCCAGGTTACACGTAGTATATCCATTTCTGAAACCGAAAATGCTGTTGTCCGGCTCGCGTTTGGTCTGCTCGCTGGCCACAAAGCCTTCCCCATATTGTGAACGGGTATTGTAGATCTTTGCCCGTTGTGTGGTAATATTATATCTGAGCGTGTCTGAATCGAAGGCTTGCCCATTGTCATCCAGCTGCGGACGGCCATAGGGCTTGCCGGCAGTATCCAGGGCGGTGGTCGCTTCCATGATACCTGTAGCCTGCGTATAATTCATACGTTCAGCAGAAAGGTTCGTCTTTTTGTATTTGGTATTGGCAGTACCATAAAAATAAAAACGTTTATCCGGCACTACGAGAACGATCGAATCCTTAGCTTTATAGGTAATAGGAGCATCCAGGCTATCTTTGGAGAGTTTAGGGACAAACATACTGTCAGTACCTGTATAATCCGTTGACACCGGAATACTGTCGGTCACCTCTTCGGGCGCCGTAACTGGCCTTAATGTTGTATCTTTTCGCCGGGAAGATGTATCAGTTTTAGGGACGGGCACCGTATCTTTTGGCACGCCATCTGTGAAACTTTTGTTAAAACTCCCATAGGTATCTGGCGCGGGAGTTGCGACAGCCGTTATTATGAAGGGAATGGCAATTAATATACCGGCAAAAACCAGGTATATCTGTCGCAAAAACTTTTTATAATTATTTTTGTGATTCAGGTGCATGTGTTAAGCGGGCACAAACCTACATGTTTTTAGACAAATTATTATCAATTGTAAAACGAAAATGAGTGCCAGGCCAAACAAGCATACGGTCATTTATCGCGACCAAAATACGAACGACCGTTTAACGGTCAAAGCAGTGGCTGCGATCTTTGAACAATTTAACATACTACTAACGCCCATAAATTATAATAAAAACTGAGTCATGCGCTGGAACCGATTTTGGATCTTTTTGGGATGTGCCATCTTTTTAGGGACGATCCTTCTTTATGCAACGAACCGAACTGTCATTGGAAAAAAGCAAAATCCTCCCCTCAGAACTATCGTCATTGATCCCGGCCATAGTGCCCAGACTCCCGGAGCCCGGGGTAAATATTCCACCGAAGAGGAAGTTGTACTGGATGTAGCTATGCAGCTGGGAAAGCTGATTGAAGCAAATATGAAGGATGTACGTGTTGTATATACACGTAAAACCAGGAATGCCCTGGGTTCTACCCTTCGTGCCGATCTGAATGAAAGAGCGATCATCGCTAACAGGGAAAAAGGAGATCTTTTTATCTCAATACACTGTAACTCAGCAGGTCCGACCCGCCGGGTTACCGGTTATAAAACCACATACATTAAAAAAGGCAAACGGAAAATACCTGTGAAACGGGCTATCTATGCCACCTCTCCCAGTACCGCCCAGGGTACCGAAACCTATGTATGGGCTACCGGGAAGAACAATGCCAAGACAGAATCGCTGAAAGAGAGCTCTGTGATCATGCTGGACGCCAATTCCGAAGACGCCAACTCCGTGTTGGACATGTCTGATCCTGAAACCTTTATATTATTAAATACCCTCCGCAACGCCTACTTTGACCAGAGCCTCCGCCTTTCTACACTTATTGAAGACGAGTTTTCCAGCGTAGGCCGTATCAGCCGCGGCGCCCGTCAGCGCGATGAAAAGGGCATCTGGGTACTGCAGGCTACCGCCATGCCGAGCGTACTGG from Chitinophaga filiformis carries:
- a CDS encoding Crp/Fnr family transcriptional regulator is translated as MDNQLLHHLQLGKLLSESDLAIILDTFEQRTYKEGATLFQSAHICRQLFFVCKGILRILAQNENGNEVTHYFIGENRFCTILNSFINQVVAHETIQAACDAEVLCIDRAALMDLYGKYPALKTAIDQSIQKTLLEKINTRNAYLGYDSSERYRLFVERQPDIARRVPLGDIASYLGITPQSLSRIRRKQ
- a CDS encoding lysophospholipid acyltransferase family protein, translated to MKWLKNLLARLYAAYALILFICTMLIMLLPMWLVSLLPSPRNIRYFMALGRGWMHVYMPLIFCPVRRKGMEHFKSKEPYIIVCNHNSMMDIPTTAYAIPAGNKSLGKKEMEKTPIFGIMYKVGTVLVDRTSPESRKRSIQEMKEVLQEGVHMLLYPEGTRNKTDEPLKFFYDGAFTLSIETGKPILPAVIFNTRRILPPGKIFYALPHAIDIHFLPPVYPDGLTLADTESLKERVFKTMWEHIEQHR
- a CDS encoding SDR family oxidoreductase; translated protein: MESQQTNKTALTGKRVIVLGGSSGLGLATAIAAAAEGAKVVIVSGNQQRINEALTRLPAGCEGYAIDLAREENIQSFFEKAGNFDHLVYTAGENLVLNNISDTNLEQAHAFFNLRYWGALAAVKYSAPYINKGGSINLVGGIASPRPQAGWGIAASICGAMEGFTRAMAVELAPIRVNQVSPGVIRTNLWNSMSAEDRNNLYTSVGAALPVKRIGEAEDIAQAFVYMMKQQFATGQILTVDGGAVLI
- a CDS encoding putative LPS assembly protein LptD, translated to MRQIYLVFAGILIAIPFIITAVATPAPDTYGSFNKSFTDGVPKDTVPVPKTDTSSRRKDTTLRPVTAPEEVTDSIPVSTDYTGTDSMFVPKLSKDSLDAPITYKAKDSIVLVVPDKRFYFYGTANTKYKKTNLSAERMNYTQATGIMEATTALDTAGKPYGRPQLDDNGQAFDSDTLRYNITTQRAKIYNTRSQYGEGFVASEQTKREPDNSIFGFRNGYTTCNLDTPHFQFRARKIKVIPDKLVISGPANLEIEGVPTPLFIPFAIFPITHGQQSGILVPGYVVNAQKGMGLENGGYYVGLGDNFDLTLRGEIYSYGSWALTASPTYRKRYHYNGGMTLSFSNTRFGDPAVKTEFSRSRDFRVMWNHSMDSKARPGVTFGASVNFGTSKYNTFNVYDYASRVNNNLGSSISFSKSWQGKPFNFTSSLTHSQNLTTRDVNISFPSATFTVNTIYPFQPKELVGRAKWYHKLGIGYNGTLNNSVTFKDSVFGKSKMFDALQSGVRHAIPISFSIPVFKNFTFSPSISYSEYWFTKKTIRAWNPNKRISIDSLGGIDTTYQSGFYAARQASTGVSLSTALYGMYQFGKNSKIKAIRHVMRPTVSATFAPDLAKNAYYDLYYTRDSQKVRQSYFTSSSVGVPSEGRAASISFGLDNNLEMKVFSKKDTSANKEKKIKLLDGFGINGSYNFLADSFKLSTFNIYARTNLFDKLNITAGGTIDPYAVNSRGRRLERFVWQEGQFSIGRLTSANIALSTSFQSSDKKSKQKEQELQKLENEQSTDAAFQAQQRQLQAIRKNPGEYVDFDIPWKLDLSYSLTYTKGIIPDSGGVVININQYLSFNGDFSLTPKWKIGVNSGYNFVENKLAYTNVYISRDLHCWQMSINLIPIGTYRQFSITISPKSGILRDLRLNRSRTFYDL
- a CDS encoding helix-turn-helix domain-containing protein, with product MKLVIKDPVSGGTLLLFKNEENFDRLYYGRDRDTKYFTIAWNAGETQTVTIDGEEHVFKSHTILALMFNQSFQFERPTDIVAWQFNREFYCIVDHDREVSCVGFIFGIDKLFITLDPDTQQRLELMLDIFVLEMNTVDNIQNDMLLMLLKRLIITITQLATSTYIPDKKLQQDSRFHIIRKFNLLVEEHFRTEHSVSYYAQLLNKSPKTLSNLFALFNQKTPTQIIQERIIIEAKRLLRFTNKSPKQITFELGFEDPAYFSNFFKKHTNATPLEFRNAKVEE
- a CDS encoding carboxypeptidase-like regulatory domain-containing protein; its protein translation is MNTNSLFLKTALFVVLVLLAGISKAQVRTVYGTVYERSARYGLPGVSVMSTSGAGAVTDSLGRYTIKLPLTDSISFSYLGKATMKIPVKEAPLNRAFDMRLHVDITTLPTVEIHEKRKSYQLDSIANREEYRKVFDFSPEYISTAAGGVGVNLDALFSMRKIKRMEAFREHLIELEQEKYVDYRFNKTLIQKLTGLQSPALDSFMVEYRPSYYMLQSFDTEYEYYKYIRDSGNYFQQVWKQDHP